The following nucleotide sequence is from Chryseobacterium sp. CY350.
AAAAACCAATCACAATGAATCCTTTTCTGATGGATCAAAAGGAATTTAATATCGAAAAAATAGAATTTTTGGTTAACCTGATCTTTTTGATCTGGCAAGGTCCTGATTCTTCGATGTCTTCAGCACAAAAGTCCATATTAGATAATGTATTGATGTCTTATTACCACGGGTATTTTAATTCGGGAACGCCGTGGTACGAAAATAAAACTTCTGAAGAACTAATTCTATATCTCTGTAAATATAACATTCACGAAGAAGACCTATTCACAGAATATGAGAATGAAGCCAAAGGGCAGCATACTTACTATGACATTTTGGGAATTACTTTCGATGCCAGTTCCGATGAAATAAAGGAAGCGGGAAGAAAATTATTGAAATTTTATCATCCTGATAAGAACATCAATAATCCGGAATATGAAAGTGACAATTTCTATAAAGTGTATGAAGCGTATGACACACTGAATGATGAAGAAAGAAGGAAAATATACAATGAGACGCAGTTGATTTTAATCAAGTCGAATGACATCATCAGGCAACCCAGGTCAGCTGAAGAGTGGGATGAAGCGTTAAGAAAGGCCATTATCAGGAAAATAAAAGAACTGGAAGAAAAGTTGATCGTAACAGAACTTTCGTTCAATGGGTTTTACGATTACTGCGATCAATTTCTTCCTACTTACCTTAATAATAAGAAACATCATATCATAGAAAAGGAATTCAATCTGCGGACATTTTTGTTTGTACTGAAAGACTTTTACAAGGGTGGAAGGTACGGCACTACGTTAAATGAAAGTGCAGATAATACGCTGTTCGACGAATCTTTTATTGTTTTTGAAATTGATAATGTTAAGGATAATCCGAAACTGTTTCCGATTGTCACGCTCATTATTATGGACACTTTCATTCAGAAAATGCGCCTTAGAAAAGACCGCAGAAAAGCCTTAATAATTGAAGAAGCTTGGAAGGCTATCGCAAGTAAACTGATGGGAGGCTACATCCTTTATTTATATAAAACGGTGAGGAAATTTTGGGGAGAAGCCGTAGTAGTAACGCAGGAACTGGATGATATTATTGGCAATGCTGTCGTAAAGGACAGTATCATCAACAACTCGGATACATTCATTTTGCTTGACCAAACCAAATTCAAAGACAACTTTGATAAAATCGCTTCATTGCTATCGCTCAATAAAGTAGAGCAAAACAAAATTTTTACCATCAACAATCTCAACAACAAATTCGGGAGAAGCCGATTTAAAGAATTCTATTTAAAGAGAGGTTCAAAAGGAGAAGTCTATGGAAATGAAGTTTCGCTTGAACAATATCTCACCTACACTACAGAAAAACCGGAAAAATCGGCAGTTGAATATTATGTGCACCAATACGGAGACTATGATGAAGCATTGCGCAGAATAGTTGGTGATCTCAAAACCTTCGGAGACAGTGTGGAAAACTTAGTGTCACTCGTGAACTTATATCAAAATCCATTGGATGATAAAATCAACTCTTTTTACAGGATGATGAAAAAGGAACATAAAGGGAAGAATGTTTTCAAAATCATATCACAGGAATTAGAAGACCGCCAAATAAGTTTTTCAGAATTAATCACCAAAAAATATCATTATGAAAAAGTTTAGTCTACTATTTATAGGATTCGGTAGTTTTTTATATGCTCAAAATACCTACATAGACCCAACTGTAACGGCGGCAATGATCCTCTATTCAGAAAATCTGAAAGCCAAGCAAAATCAAGTGATAGAAGAAACTTCAAAATTAAAAGACGCACAAACCTGGGTTGGAACTCAGATGGTAGCAGCCAATGACATTCAGAACAAAATTTTAAAAGGCCTGAAGGAGGTTTCCGGTACGCTACAAAACGGAATTCAGGCACAGGAAATCTACTCGGAACTCGATAAATGTTACAATTATTCATCACAAATTGGGCAACTAGCGTCAGTGCATCCGCAATACGCCATTTTCGGGGTTAAAGCATCCCAAAAGACTTATGAGCAAAGTCTAAAGATTGTAACCGATGTGTTTGATATTCTCGCATCCGGAGAACTGAATTTAGCTACTGCAGGAGACCGGTACAAAATTCTGCATAATATTGCGGGTAATGTGAAAAATCTGAAGCTTTGGCTTTTGGCGATAAAATTACGATTGGAAAAAGCCAACCGATTGGGATTCTGGAATTCCATTAATCCATTTGCAGGCTACATCAATACCGATAAAGCTATTGTTGAAAATATAATGAACAGGTATAAACGGAATTTTTAATACCAAAAAGATGAAAAAGAAAATTGTTGTCAGTTTGTTTATTCCTGTAGTTTATTTCGTATTGACATCCTCCGGTGGTGGTTCTACACCAGCTTGGCAGCAGGAAAATGTTTCATTTCCAATGATGGATATAGAGATCAATGCCACAATGAAAGAACATGACCGACAAAAGGAAATGCGGCAAAAGCAAATTGCCAATGCTACCGTAGAAACAGCCAACAGAACCCAGTGGAACCAATTCAAAGACAAGATTACCAAGGTACAAGACAGATTGCGAATTGTTTCATTTGCCATTCAAGCTATACCAACCGGAATTGCAATGAGCAGGGAAATAACCAAAATAACCAACAATCAAACTGCTATTATCGACGAAATTAGTGATGCACCTTATTCCATTATAGCCGTTTTGCCTTCTCAGGTTCAGTTTGTTGATGATCTGCAAATGGTAACACGGCTTGTAATGGGAATCGTGATTTCTTATGGAGCAATAAATCAAATGGAAAAATCGGAACGTAAAATTTTGTTGGATTATGCTTTGGGAGAAGTCAAGACAATTAGCAGAAACTCTACACATATTCTTTTGAAAATAAGAGATATAAAAGCCAAAGTGAAACGTAACAAAAGAGCTTTTCAATACTATGTCAACCGAGATAAACAGGTTGTGGAAAGCATAATGGATAATATCAAATCTTTTAAAAAATGAAGAAATTAATGACCATTGGAATTGTTGTGTTTTCTGGAATCACTTTTAATAGTCAGCAGATAGTTATCAACGACAAACTTCTGTCACAAATTACCGTAAACCACGGCGTCCGATTAGGAAGTGAGCAAACTTTTCTGGATTCCTATGAAAAGCAAAAGGAACTGTATGATGATGTCAACAATAAAATTACGCAGATTATAGCCATCCAGGAGTATATCTATCAGCAGTTGAAAAATGTGAATTCAGCCCTGACCCAGAGCAAAAAACTCGTTTATCTCTATCAGTATTTGGGTAAAATAGTGACGAACTCCAATAAGATGCTGGATCTATCAGCACAGCATCCTGAATATTCCTTCTTGATATCAAAATATTATGTTGAGATAGGCAAGCAAACGATCAAACTTCAGCAGGAAGTTACCCAGGATATTCTAAATGAAGACAAAGATTTTCTGATGGATGCTATGGATAGGGAAATGCTGATTGAAAAGATTTTTACCCGTGTCAGAAATATCAACGGAAATATTCTGTACATCAATCTACGATTGGAGAATGCCAGGAAGATCCCTTATATGTATCAAGTACCTATTCTCCGCAATTACATCAATATCGACAGAGCTATTGTTTGCGACATCATCACTAAATACAACCACATCTTTAATTAAAAAATCATGGAAAATTTATTAAAAAAAATCAGCCTGTTTCAGTTCCTCTTGATTGCGGTCACTGTGTTTGGGCAATTGAGTGTAAAGAGATTGAATGACCCTTCCATTGTTGCCCAGCATAAGAGAATGGTCTTTCAAGATTGGGGAGATTGGAGACCTTATCCCAAATATTTTTTAGGCATTCAAACCAATTTTGCCTATGCTACTGTTTGGGGATTATGGGCTCCAAAAATCAACAGGGATTATAAAGATGGCGAAGATATCAGACCATTAAAACCTACCGGAGTACAAAATCAAAGATTTGCTAAATTGAAGTTTCAGGAGGAAGAAGCACAAAAAATAAAAGCAGCTTCCGATACGATTCATAAAAGAAGCGTTCAGGATTTTGCCCATTGGACGTCCGCTACGGTGGATGCCGATCCTCTTTGGTTATTGTACTACAAACGAATGCTAAAACCCATTACCGAATTCCCTAATACACCTCAAAATTTTCTAGAATGGAGGCTGAAAGACCAGCAAACGTTTGAAACATTGAGTACTACAGGTACAATAACGAGACTTCAGGAAGAACTTGATCTCATCAAAGAAAAATATTCAATGTCCAGAAGTATGGATATGCCAAGAGGAAAACGGTTCATTATGTACCACGAAACCCTTATCAAGTGGAGAAAATTTGTAACGGAATTAAGGATGCACAATAACAAGACAACACTTCTTACAGATTATAAAAATATTTTAAAGAACCATTCCAATTATGCTTTACCACAAGCTTGGGCTCCGGCATCAGACCAGCAAATTGTTCAAAATATGATGAATCATTATAAACACCGATTTTAAAAATGAATAAAACAACCTTATTATTTTGCCTTTTGACAATATTACTGCCAATTATTGGCTTTGCTCAAACAGATGGCGATTACAGTAATCTGCTCCAATTTTTGAAAGGGGATGGCGCTTTTGAGAAATGGTTTATGGAAGTTTTCACAAAACTGGACAACAGTGTGCAAGATAGCGCTACAGGATCTGCATTAGTAGGAAAAGCAATAGGCGGTTTAGGTGCTCTAATGTACCTCGGGTACATGGGTTGGCAAATGGCAGCCGGAGATAGGGAATGGGAAATCACACCGATGCTGAAACCAATTCTTATCGGATTTACCCTTGTTTACTGGAGTGGATTTGTCAGTATGATTCAAGCACCATTTGAGGCCATTGCCGAACCCGGAATCTCAATTTTCAGCGAAATAGAATCTGAAGTTAACGACTTACGTGTTGAGAGATTTAAAAAGCAACAACAATTACTCGATGCTGTCATCAAATTAAAGGCGGAAGAAGATGCCAAACAGGAAGTCATTGAGAATACTACTGAAGATGCGGATGATTCGTGGTATGACATCAGCGAAGGATTGGATAAACTCATTCAGCCCATCAAAGAATGGTCGATAAGAATGGAGTTCCAAATGCAAAAATTAGTAGCAGAGCTCATTGAATTTTGTTGTCTTTCCATTCTTAGGATTTGTGTATATCTCATTTTCTTTATTCAAAAAATATGGTCTTACATTTTAGTTATTTTGGGACCGATAGCTGTTGGAATGGCTCTTATTCCGGGATTTGAAAATTCATTATACAGTTGGGTCTCAAAATTCATCAACATTAATCTTTACACTTTTGTTGCCTATACAATCATCAACATCGGTCAGCAATTGATCGCTTCTGGTTATACAATGGAGATCGAAAGATATGATACCTTATTGTCCAACGGAACGATTACCAATTTAGATGCTTTAATGGTCTATGTGAGTAATTCCGGAATGATCTACAACCAGCTCTTTACCTGTGTTGCATATGTTGTTACAGGTATCGGAGTTTTAATGACCCCTACAATTGCAGACAGTATTGTTTCAGCCGGAGGGGCGGGGGCGATGACCAAAATGAAAAGTGCAGCAGGAAAAATGGCAAGCAGTGCAAAAACAGCAATATTGGCAGCTAAAACAGGTGGTGCATCTGTAGCAGCAGCCACAGCAAAAAGTGCAGCAGCAGGTTCAGCATCGGGAAGAGTTCAAGGAGCGATGAAAAATGGAAAATAACCTCAAAAAAATACCAAAACAAAATGCTTATCAAAAACATAGAACAAAGAATTAAAATCAACAAGGTCATTTCAATCTCAACCATTGCTTTTGCTGTTTTCATTGTCATTGCCGGATTTTTCTTTGCGTACAGAATGATTGAGGATTCCAGAAAATCAATTTACATTTTAGACAATGGCGTTCCGGTTCTTGCCAAGCAAACGGACGTACTACTGAATCGACCTGTTGAATACAAAGCGCAAATAGAACTTTTCCACCGATTGTTTTTCACGCTCGCACCAGATGATACCTATATCAAGGATAATATTCAAAAGTCATTGTATCTCATTGATGACAGTGGTAAAAAAGAATATACCAACTTAAAAGAAAAAGGTTTTTACAATCAGATCATCGCCTCCAGTTCGATGGTAAGTATTCATACCGATTCAATTGCGCTGAATATGGAACAGAATAAATTTCAATTTTTCGGGAAACAGATGATCACAAGAAAATCTTCTGTCATTACCAGAAAGCTTATTACGGAAGGCTTCTTTGAAGACATCATCAGAAGTCCCAATAATCCTCACGGTGTGATTCTTAAAAACTGGCGAATCATCAATAACGAGGAACTGTCCAATCAAAACAAAAACTCTTATTAAAAATGGAAAGTACATTAAAAAAAAAGGGTCAGAAATGGCTTCAGTGGGCAGTTCAAAATCCAAAGAAATTCTTCACGTATTCAATGATTCTATTGTCGGTTTCATTTATAGGATCTCTCATCCAAGGCATATTTTTTACTTCAGAAACAGCATTTAAAATAAGGCCTCCGGTTTTATACTCTAAAAACAAGACCACTCAAAATCTGACCGCAAACAATGATAAAGAGATGGAGAAAATAGTGAACGAACTGAAAGCTTTAAAAGTAAAAAGAGATCAAAACACTCTGAAAAAAGAAGACAGCTTACGAATTGACTACCTGTTTAACCAATACCAAAAATTAAAAAATGGACATTAAAAAAATAAATTTTAAAGAAAAAAAATATGTTTTGCCACTTCTGGCTTTACCGTTTCTTTTTCTTTTCGGCTATGTAGGAGCGCAGTTTGTCAAAGAAGACACATCTGAAAAAGATAAACCAAAAGAATTATCTCTTTCACTGGGCGATACGCAGGATTCCATTATGACAAAAAATGATGCTTACGATGCTTTTTTCAAAAAAGAGGATAACAGAACGATGCTTGGTGGTTTGGATAAAGAAGAAGATAGTTTATTGAACTATGATGACCAATTGTCACTGGACCAAAAAAGAAAAATTGACTCCTTAAAAGCAGAAAACGGAAGACAAAACAGATACCAGGCAAAAGGAAATCAGTCCTCGTATTACAGACCAAATCAAGACCGAAGGGATGATAAAGATTACAAAAGATCTTCAGAAATCATTAAAATGCTGAATGACAAATCATACGGAAATGAAGGTAATAAATATACTGATTTCCAAAAAGAAAAACCTCAGACCGCCCAACCTGACCCTGTAAAATATCTCAAGGAACAAATGCTGGTAATGGATTCTTTAGAAAAATCTCGTGATCCAGAGTATCAAAGTAAACTCGCCGCAGAACAGAGATTGAGATCCAATAGGGATAAGATGGAAGATTTTCTCAATTCAACTTTCAATGTCAGCAAATCCGGAATCAACAGTGGTTTCAATGCTTTCTACAAGGAGAAAGAGAACAGTTTTATCAAAGCGGTCATTGACGAAAATAACAAAGGCTTTCTGGGAAGCAGGATCAGATTTCGATTGTTGGAAGACATCTTTGTCGGGAACAAAAAAATAACCAAAGGTTCGATATTATACGGACAAATCTCAGGATTTTCAATGCAGAGAGTCAATCTCAATATTGTATCTGTATACACAAAAGGAGAAATCTATCCTGTCAATCTTTCGATTTATGATGTTGACGGTATGAAGGGATTGTACGTTCCTCAAAGCGTTTTCAGAGATATGATGCGGGAAATGGGAACCAACTCTATCCAGGGGACACAGATGGATATGGGCGGAAAAGGATTTTTCTCAAGCATTGGAACCAGCCTGTTTACATCAACATCCAAATCTATTGCTAATCTCATCAAAGAGAATAAAGCAAAGTTGAAGTACAATTCCTATGTCTTTTTAATCGACGAAAAACAACTGAAAGATTCACAAAACCAATAAAAGAAATAAAATAATGAGAACTTTATTATACAGCCTATTAATATTCACAGCTCAATTTTTGACAGCTCAAACAGCAACCAAAGAGCAAATTATTTCCGACTTACCGGAGATTGAAATTACTGAAGGTATCAACCTGCATATTATTTCACCAGAGCCCATTCAGTACGTGGATTTGTCGACAGAAAAACTGACTGGAGATTTGCCCACTACCAACATTGCCAGAATAAAAATCACAGACCATCCTGATTCGGACGAGAAGGGAAAAATCAAAACACCTTCCGTTTTTTTTAATGGACATAATATAGATATAATAACCATTGTTGCGCAGTCTTTCATCGCACAGTATAAAGTGGTGTATAGAAACCAGGACAACCTCAATACGATTACCAATATCCATATTCAACCCGAAGCAATGCAGCCTATAGAATTCGATAAAATGGTTTTCTCAAATCTTGAATTAAGAAAATTTGCGATGGATATTATTCAAAAAAAATCTGAGAAAAATCCAATTAGAGAAGAGAAAAATCTAAAACTCAGCTTTCAACTCAATAATGTTTATGTGATCAGTGATTATATCTTTTTAGATATGACCATCAAAAACAATTCTAATCTGAGCTATGATATTGAGGATTTGAAATTCTCCTTAGAAGATAAAAAAATCTATAAAGCAACCAACAACCAAAGTGTGGATCTGACTCCAATTTTACAACTCAATCCTCAAAAACACTTCAGGAAAAATTTCAGGAACATCTATGTTTTCAAAAAATTCACTTACCCAAACAGTAAAGTAATGATGATTCGTCTCATTGAAGAGCAACTCTCTGGACGCACCATTGAAATGAAGGTGAACTATTCTGAAATTCTTAAAGCTGATACCTTCTAATTATTAATACAATGGAAAATTCTTCAATTAAACTGTGCTTCGCACTCATTCTAATAAGTTTTACCTACCAGTCTGTTTTGATAATCATTTTCGATAAAAAGCGAAAAGTGCTCATCAATGACTATGAAACGCTATTAAATCTTAAAGATTGGTATGAGAAAATATCTGAAGAGGCAAGTCGCTTATACATTATCGAAAGTGTCGACAAAAGAGGAAATGAATTAATCGATCAATTGAATCTGTTGAATTCCAATCTTATTGAAATACAGGAACAGCATAAAAAATTGCAGGAAAAGCAACAAAAGCTGCACAGTAACCTATTAGAAGAACACAAATTACTAAATCAATATTTCGAAAATTATTCATAATGCAAGAACAACAACATCAAATCAAGATCTATGGCTTTTTACAAAAAGCAGTTTATGCAGTCGTTGCACTCGATTGTGCTTCGCTTTTCTACTTTAATGCTGATGTTCCGGTAATATCCAACTTGTTGAAAAATTTTTCAAAGCTGAGTTTTATTTACCCACCTATCAATGTCAAATTTGCAACATTAATTCTAATCGGATTAGTGGCTGTCGGAACAAAAGCCAAAAAAAAGAAAGACCTTAATATTAGTAAAGAGATTATTGCCCCTATGATATTGGGATTGCTGATGATTTTCTCTTCATTGGCTTGGCAAAATGAGGCAAGAAATGCAAAGCTTCCAAAAGTTTTTCCCGGCTTCAATCTCTATCAGGTCATTTATGCGGTTTTTTCTTTTTTAGGAGCAGTTATTCTTCAAATGGGAGCAGACAGTATTTCAAAACTGATGCAGCAAAAAATGGGAAAAGACCGATGGAATGTTGAAGAAGAATCTTTCGACCAAAATCAGGAATTGGTAACATCGGATGTCACAATCAATATTCCATACTTGTTCCGTTACAAAAACAAAAGCAATAAA
It contains:
- a CDS encoding TraG family conjugative transposon ATPase; translation: MATTKKQAFSIPFIGYDYGKDFNWDFDVLFGQYGNPIIGMKIKNIVEQYSADPDSYLNFHTVLNQVVSIIGEGRIVQKLDIFSKKKYAAEQSNQFLQQKYSEHFDGRLFKTIETVLFFTDIIDDKLKKKMKNYHFSDKSYKELRDKCQKVMMLLKQNNCEPEFLFEKNFEYYISGVLSMQFTESSTFDNIKSTNEFLQIGNRFVKNISYVDVENIDLPSEIEPYSILGGNGAAAETAVDNFSFINELEDYETIVYNQIITIPLQAQQQRELDKKKKKHEGAANNSPSNAIIADEIQTLLHNIAIDGQLVVNAHFSILFSSDSLEKMENIQSMIDNKLFTKGIIVSKNAYNQLELFRAAIPGNGTELREYDLFMTTSEAALCFFFKESYPVNEESNFYLRFTDRQGVPLKVDPSDLPMKTGRINNRNKFVLGPSGSGKSFLMNNIIEQYLTYNYDVVIVDTGDSYFGTCKYKGGRYIQYTEEKPITMNPFLMDQKEFNIEKIEFLVNLIFLIWQGPDSSMSSAQKSILDNVLMSYYHGYFNSGTPWYENKTSEELILYLCKYNIHEEDLFTEYENEAKGQHTYYDILGITFDASSDEIKEAGRKLLKFYHPDKNINNPEYESDNFYKVYEAYDTLNDEERRKIYNETQLILIKSNDIIRQPRSAEEWDEALRKAIIRKIKELEEKLIVTELSFNGFYDYCDQFLPTYLNNKKHHIIEKEFNLRTFLFVLKDFYKGGRYGTTLNESADNTLFDESFIVFEIDNVKDNPKLFPIVTLIIMDTFIQKMRLRKDRRKALIIEEAWKAIASKLMGGYILYLYKTVRKFWGEAVVVTQELDDIIGNAVVKDSIINNSDTFILLDQTKFKDNFDKIASLLSLNKVEQNKIFTINNLNNKFGRSRFKEFYLKRGSKGEVYGNEVSLEQYLTYTTEKPEKSAVEYYVHQYGDYDEALRRIVGDLKTFGDSVENLVSLVNLYQNPLDDKINSFYRMMKKEHKGKNVFKIISQELEDRQISFSELITKKYHYEKV
- the traK gene encoding conjugative transposon protein TraK → MLIKNIEQRIKINKVISISTIAFAVFIVIAGFFFAYRMIEDSRKSIYILDNGVPVLAKQTDVLLNRPVEYKAQIELFHRLFFTLAPDDTYIKDNIQKSLYLIDDSGKKEYTNLKEKGFYNQIIASSSMVSIHTDSIALNMEQNKFQFFGKQMITRKSSVITRKLITEGFFEDIIRSPNNPHGVILKNWRIINNEELSNQNKNSY
- the traM gene encoding conjugative transposon protein TraM; the protein is MKKINFKEKKYVLPLLALPFLFLFGYVGAQFVKEDTSEKDKPKELSLSLGDTQDSIMTKNDAYDAFFKKEDNRTMLGGLDKEEDSLLNYDDQLSLDQKRKIDSLKAENGRQNRYQAKGNQSSYYRPNQDRRDDKDYKRSSEIIKMLNDKSYGNEGNKYTDFQKEKPQTAQPDPVKYLKEQMLVMDSLEKSRDPEYQSKLAAEQRLRSNRDKMEDFLNSTFNVSKSGINSGFNAFYKEKENSFIKAVIDENNKGFLGSRIRFRLLEDIFVGNKKITKGSILYGQISGFSMQRVNLNIVSVYTKGEIYPVNLSIYDVDGMKGLYVPQSVFRDMMREMGTNSIQGTQMDMGGKGFFSSIGTSLFTSTSKSIANLIKENKAKLKYNSYVFLIDEKQLKDSQNQ
- a CDS encoding DUF4138 domain-containing protein; this encodes MRTLLYSLLIFTAQFLTAQTATKEQIISDLPEIEITEGINLHIISPEPIQYVDLSTEKLTGDLPTTNIARIKITDHPDSDEKGKIKTPSVFFNGHNIDIITIVAQSFIAQYKVVYRNQDNLNTITNIHIQPEAMQPIEFDKMVFSNLELRKFAMDIIQKKSEKNPIREEKNLKLSFQLNNVYVISDYIFLDMTIKNNSNLSYDIEDLKFSLEDKKIYKATNNQSVDLTPILQLNPQKHFRKNFRNIYVFKKFTYPNSKVMMIRLIEEQLSGRTIEMKVNYSEILKADTF